One Rattus rattus isolate New Zealand chromosome 12, Rrattus_CSIRO_v1, whole genome shotgun sequence genomic window carries:
- the Tsc22d1 gene encoding TSC22 domain family protein 1 isoform X3, whose protein sequence is MKSQWCRPVAMDLGVYQLRHFSISFLSSLLGTENASVRLDNSSGASVVAIDNKIEQAMDLVKSHLMYAVREEVEVLKEQIKELIEKNSQLEQENNLLKTLASPEQLAQFQAQLQTGSPPATTQPQGTTQPPAQPASQGSGSTA, encoded by the exons ATGAAATCCCAATGGTGTAGACCAGTGGCGATGGATCTAGGAGTTTACCAACTGAgacatttttcaatttctttcttgtcgtctttgctgggaactgaaaacGCTTCCGTGAGACTTGACAATAG CTCTGGTGCAAGTGTGGTAGCTATCGACAACAAAATAGAGCAAGCTATG GATCTGGTGAAAAGCCATTTGATGTATGCAGTTAGAGAGGAGGTGGAGGTTCTGAAGGAGCAGATCAAAGAACTAATAGAGAAAAACTCCCAACTGGAGCAGGAGAACAATCTGTTGAAGACACTGGCCAGTCCGGAGCAGCTCGCCCAGTTTCAGGCCCAGCTGCAGACTGGCTCCCCTCCGGCCACCACGCAGCCACAGGGGACCACACAGCCCCCTGCACAGCCAGCGTCCCAGGGCTCAGGATCAACCGCATAG